Within Thermofilaceae archaeon, the genomic segment AAGAGGCGTACACCGGGCATAATCCTCCTCCTGCTAGGCCTCCTTCCAGCACCGCTCGGCTACCTGGTTGAGGCTACAGTCCGCTGGCCGTCGGTAGCCGTAGCCGAGTACGCGGGGGCCGTCGTGATCGCAGTGGGCGCTCTCATCGCCGTCGCAGCCCACTGGCGCTAGCTGCGATTGAGGCCCAGCAGGACGGCTACTCGACGATAGCAACGCTGGAGCTCCTGAACCCACCTGCAGGTTAAAAGCCGAGGGCAAGTGGATTTTCCCGATGTATCAGCCAATCAAGCTCTCTTCACACCTCTGAACCAGAAACCCTCATCACTGGCTAATTGGGGCGGTGTCCACTTAAAAGCCTTGAGGGTTTACTCGGGTGTGATCTCCGTCGTCGTTCCGACGAGGAACAACGAGGGTACAATCGTGGAGCTTCTCGAGTCGCTAGCCCGCCAAACTTTGGGGGACTTCGAGGTCATCGTTGCGGACAGCTCGAGCGATCGGACGCCTGAGATCGCTTCGCGCTACCCGTTCGTGAGGGTCGTAAGGGTTCCGCCGGCGGGCATCAACGTGGCGAGGAACGCGGGTTTGAGGGCGGCTAGGGGCGAGATCGTCGCCTTCACGGACGGTGATTGCAGAGCCCCTCCCGACTGGCTCGAGAGCGTAAGGCGGTTCTTCGAGGAGCACCCCGACGCTGTGGCGGTCGGGGGCTCCGTCCTGACCGCGAGGGAAATATCGGGAAGCACTACCGCGCTGTACTACAACGAGGCTCTCTGGCCGATGATGACGATCTATGAGCGGGAGCTGGAGATCACGGCCCGGAACTTCCACAGGGTGAGAGTCCCAAACGGGAACAACATGGCGTTCAAGCGGGAGGTCCTGCTGAGCAACCCGTTCGACGAGGGGATCAAGGGCGGCTACGACGAGGTGGAGCTGCTCTGGAGGCTCTGCAGGGCCGGCTACAGGGTTTACGCGTCCCCAACGATAAGGGTGGAGCACTTCCACGGGGGAGGGTTGGGCAAGATGCTCAAGAGAGCCTTCAGCTACGGGCGGGGCCACACGATGTTTTTCCTGAAGCATAGGAAAGCCCCCCTCGCGCTCTACGGGCTGCTCGGCGCGCTCGCCCTCTACTCCTTCTACGCGTCGGCCGCGCTCCTGGCGGTGATCGGCTTACCCCACCTCCTCCTGATCCCGCCGCTAGCCTACCTAGCTTTGGCTGCCCTCTACCTGGCTAAGGGTAGGGGGCTTCGCTCGCTCGCATACCCGCTGTTCGACATGGCCTTCTACTCGACGATGGCTGCCGGCATGCTCTACGAGCTCGCTAGGAGGGGCCTGCCGGGCAAACGATATAGCCGGAGAGTCTAGGGTGCGCTCGATGAGGATCCGCGTCTTTCAGGTGGCTGTGAAGCCCGAAAAGAGGG encodes:
- a CDS encoding glycosyltransferase codes for the protein MISVVVPTRNNEGTIVELLESLARQTLGDFEVIVADSSSDRTPEIASRYPFVRVVRVPPAGINVARNAGLRAARGEIVAFTDGDCRAPPDWLESVRRFFEEHPDAVAVGGSVLTAREISGSTTALYYNEALWPMMTIYERELEITARNFHRVRVPNGNNMAFKREVLLSNPFDEGIKGGYDEVELLWRLCRAGYRVYASPTIRVEHFHGGGLGKMLKRAFSYGRGHTMFFLKHRKAPLALYGLLGALALYSFYASAALLAVIGLPHLLLIPPLAYLALAALYLAKGRGLRSLAYPLFDMAFYSTMAAGMLYELARRGLPGKRYSRRV